A segment of the Nitrosospira briensis C-128 genome:
GATATCAGTTTCAAGGACGCGCTGGAGAATACCGGCGGCAACAAGGTCGTCAAACTGGCAACAAATGTTCCGAATCATATTGCGTCGCCAGGCAGTGGCGGCGGGGCAGCCGCAGCCGGCGCGCCGTTGATGTATCGCGCCGCCATACAGGGAAGCGTGGATGGCAATACGGTAGATATGGATATCGAGCGCAGTCAGTTTGCCGACAACGCTATCCACTACGAAGCCAACCTCACATTCATCAGCGACCAGATCAAA
Coding sequences within it:
- the flgB gene encoding flagellar basal body rod protein FlgB is translated as MINKLDATFRFYEDAANLRAHRQQLIASNIANVDTPNFKARDISFKDALENTGGNKVVKLATNVPNHIASPGSGGGAAAAGAPLMYRAAIQGSVDGNTVDMDIERSQFADNAIHYEANLTFISDQIKIMRSAIQG